The nucleotide sequence CGAAATTGAGGTTGATGCTAATATATGGATGGCTCAAGCCTTGGCTTCTAAATTATATGATAGTTTTGAAGTTTTTGGTGCTGTTGGAATTACTAATTCTAACTTTGATTATACATTAGGTGGAGGCGGACAGATATTGCCGCAATTAAATAGAGAATTGGGAGCGCTTGGAGGAACTGATGTCAATTTTAAGGCAGATCTTGGATTCAACCTATATTTTGAGGATTTTCAGTTTTCAACAATGTTAACTGCAGGAAGTTTTTTTAATGCGAATGTAGGCTTGCACTATCGCTTTAATTAACAGCACATTTAACCAATCCTTATTATAAGTCTTCTCTTAAATTTGTATTTTCGTAAAAAATAAATTTAATAACATAAAATACTTAAAATGAAAGTTACTATCGTAGGTGCTGGAGCAGTAGGTGCCAGTTGTGCTGAATATATTGCAATTAAAGACTTTGCTTCAGAAATAGTTTTATTAGATATCAAAGAAGGTGTTGCTGAAGGTAAGGCGATGGATTTAATGCAAACTGCAACTCTTAATGGATTTGATTCGAAAGTTACAGGTGCTACCAACGATTATTCTAAAACTGCAGGTAGTGATGTTGTTGTAATTACAAGTGGTATTCCTAGAAAACCGGGAATGACAAGAGAAGAATTAATAGGTATCAATGCAAACATCGTAAAAGAAGTTTCTTCTAACCTAATTCAGCATTCTCCAGATGCAATAATAATAGTGGTAAGTAATCCTATGGATACTATGACTTACCTTGTACATAAAACTACCGGACTTCCAAAAAATAGAATTATTGGAATGGGTGGAGCTTTAGATAGCGCACGTTTTAAATACCGTTTGAGTGAAGCTTTAGATTGCCCTCCTTCTGATGTAGATGGAATGGTAATAGGTGGACATAGCGATACAGGGATGGTGCCACTTACAAGATTGGCTACTAGAAATAGTATTCCTGTGAAAGCATTTTTATCTGAAGAACGCCTTACGCAGGTGTCTGAAGATACTAAAGTTGGTGGAGCAACGCTAACTAAGTTATTAGGAACAAGTGCATGGTATGCGCCAGGAGCAGCAGTATCTGCAATGGTTCAGGCTATTGGGTGTGATACTAAAAAGATGTTCCCTTGTTCTGCTTTATTAGAGGGTGAATACGGGTTAAATGATCTTTGTATTGGAGTTCCAGCAATTTTAGGTAAAAATGGTCTTGAAAAGATCGTTGAAATCGAACTTGATTCAGCTGAAAAAGCAAAAATCAAAGAAAGTGCAGAAGGAGTTAAAAAAACAAATGAATTATTAGAATTGTAATTCAATCATTATTAGCGGTTTAAGCTGATAAATATTTAGAAAAAAGGTCGCTTTATAAGCGGCCTTTTCTTTGTTTAAAAGTTAAATTTTTCAAAAAAAAATAATTGGGATTTGAATATTGAAGTCCTATATTTGTCCGTTTTAAAAATTGATACTAAATTTTAAGGAATAATGCAGAATAAAGGACTGATTAAGATTTTTGCTATTTTGTTCGCTTTGGTATGTATATACCAATTATCATTTACCTTCATCTCTACAGGTGTTGAAAGTGACGCAGAAGAATTTGCAACTCAGAAGATTAACACAAGCGTTGAAGACTATTCAGCAAAGAGAGATCTGGCGGAACAGAGGTATTTAGATTCTATTGGGAATGAAAGTATCTTTGCCGGAATTACTTATAATTCAGCTAAAGATAAAGAGTTGAATAAAGGTCTTGACCTTAAAGGAGGAATTAACGTGATACTTCAAATTTCTGTTAAAGATATTATAAGAGGTTTAGCAAATGATAGTAAAGACCCTGTTTTTAATAAAGCTATTGCTGAAGCAGATGCTGCACAAAAAGACAGTCAGGAAAGTTATATAGATCTATTCTTCGAAAAGTTCAATGAAAATGCGGGTGCTAAATTAGCTTCTCCAGATATTTTTGCGAACAAAACCCTTAGCGATCAGATCAACTATGAAATGTCTAATGGGGAAGTAGAACCTATTATTCGTGAAAAGGTAGATCAGTCAATTCTTTCTGCTTTTGAAGTATTAAGAAAAAGGATCGATAAGTTTGGGGTAACCCAGCCAAACATTCAGCGTTTAGGAAATTCTGGTCGTATCTTAGTTGAGCTTCCGGGAGCAAAAGATATTAACCGTGTAAAAGGTTTATTACAAAGCACTGCTCAATTAGAATTCTGGTATGTTTATAAGAATA is from Gillisia sp. Hel1_33_143 and encodes:
- the mdh gene encoding malate dehydrogenase — its product is MKVTIVGAGAVGASCAEYIAIKDFASEIVLLDIKEGVAEGKAMDLMQTATLNGFDSKVTGATNDYSKTAGSDVVVITSGIPRKPGMTREELIGINANIVKEVSSNLIQHSPDAIIIVVSNPMDTMTYLVHKTTGLPKNRIIGMGGALDSARFKYRLSEALDCPPSDVDGMVIGGHSDTGMVPLTRLATRNSIPVKAFLSEERLTQVSEDTKVGGATLTKLLGTSAWYAPGAAVSAMVQAIGCDTKKMFPCSALLEGEYGLNDLCIGVPAILGKNGLEKIVEIELDSAEKAKIKESAEGVKKTNELLEL